Proteins found in one Triticum aestivum cultivar Chinese Spring chromosome 4D, IWGSC CS RefSeq v2.1, whole genome shotgun sequence genomic segment:
- the LOC123097159 gene encoding protein HOTHEAD-like, whose translation MVVRSRAFARFTYANASAMDAAFHHTALAKFLNLLPRQPRDTRPLQQYCRDTVMTIWHYHGGCHVGPVVDLDYRVIGVAGLRVVDSSTFKYSPGTNPQATVMMLGRYMGLKIQEEGWRPGPRN comes from the exons ATGGTGGTGCGCTCGCGGGCCTTCGCCCGGTTCACCTACGCCAACGCGAGCGCCATGGACGCCGCCTTCCACCACACCGCGCTGGCCAAGTTCCTCAACCTGCTGCCCCGGCAGCCCCGGGACACGCGCCCGCTGCAGCAGTACTGCCGGGACACGGTGATGACCATCTGGCACTACCACGGCGGCTGCCATGTCGGGCCTGTTGTCGACCTGGACTACCGCGTCATCGGAgtcgccggcctccgcgtcgtcgaCAGCTCCACCTTCAAGTACTCCCCCGGCACCAACCCGCAGGCCACCGTGATGATGCTCGGTAG GTACATGGGGCTCAAGATTCAGGAGGAGGGATGGAGACCAGGACCCAGAAATTAA